One segment of Clavelina lepadiformis chromosome 2, kaClaLepa1.1, whole genome shotgun sequence DNA contains the following:
- the LOC143447472 gene encoding tetraspanin-18-like, with protein MRMEVKESLLKTLLYAFNVLLFVCGAVLLGLGIWIAIKREGLAALLNDLTYAGIYVITVSGALIMLFAFLGFYACADGSKPAIVLYCTLMLMVIGLKIAGCVIQFVFYREATDQLRSSYISGYDPGSNNRDTALWDATQEDGRCCGLVWHLDWKESDFYKNLTRFPSSCCVRDEDGEFLDEDSCIQGRDHIHTTGCRFVLEKSYFIIGAVAIVTILVELLAVAFMAWFYQHL; from the exons ATGAGAATGGAGGTCAAGGAATCTTTGCTCAAGACTTTGCTTTACGCTTTCaacgttttgttgttt GTGTGTGGGGCTGTCCTGCTGGGGCTGGGCATCTGGATCGCTATAAAGAGGGAGGGGCTCGCCGCTCTGCTCAATGACCTCACATACGCTGGCATCTACGTCATAACCGTGAGTGGTGCACTCATAATGCTCTTCGCTTTTCTCGGCTTCTACGCATGCGCAGACGGGAGCAAGCCAGCTATAGTATTG taCTGTACACTGATGCTGATGGTGATTGGTCTAAAGATCGCGGGTTGCGTCATCCAGTTCGTGTTCTACAGGGAAGCGACGGACCAGCTGCGAAGTTCTTACATCAGCGGCTACGACCCGGGATCGAACAACCGCGATACAGCGCTCTGGGACGCCACCCAGGAGGAT GGAAGATGCTGCGGGCTTGTCTGGCATCTCGACTGGAAGGAATCAGACTTCTACAAAAACCTGACCAGATTTCCTTCCTCCTGCTGCGTCAGAGATGAAGATGGAGAGTTCTTGGATGAGGATTCCTGCATCCAGGGAAGAGATCACATCCACACAACT GGATGTCGTTTTGTTCTCGAAAAGTCTTATTTCATCATCGGAGCCGTTGCCATAGTTACCATTCTTGTGGAG TTGCTCGCTGTAGCATTCATGGCTTGGTTCTACCAACATCTTTGA
- the LOC143447444 gene encoding kinesin-like protein KIF12 isoform X3: MSDQDGDVIDAMETNDVEQKSGNFSVIRSSSSDSDKDGSTVHVVVRVRPLNPSEESRRDKTCAQFPGNGSILVSDNQSKVKTFSFHGVFEPGCTQEQVFENSGMKHLLDMALDGFACTAFAFGQTGSGKTYTMTGPVTPENRKQNVTLREARCYGLIQFSFAYLMGFVARRDDASYSIRASYLEIYNEQVQDLLNPAAYEGIQIRWSKSMGFYVENLFVREIENLEELMEVLEDGMKNRAVAEHNINDHSSRSHSVLTVYLDSEMLSEGMTLTKHGKVSFVDLAGSEKVKDTGSTGDTLLEATNINRSLLTLGNCISALSDPKKRSGHIPFRDSKLTKLLADGLGGSGVTLMIACVTPSSSNLSETINTLRYAKRARKIKNKPVIRIDPREQLILKLQHEMNLLKQENKFLRSQLDFPQRDKPRFPHPNSAEEFQKRLQPQADTSHQLVSKSPGDRSASDNSLYGMLQEYMVENEALRNENQSLLTQHSTDEREQRMISVENDKLTRKLEDLGRLMMSSPLYTSSFLSRTNSGRSNQSFQSFPSSMSPMSLTSFSLAHGYGPTIPSHVAARKAATYGPVVAWNSTPVEGHPHNAVLPPLRGSPEAKKAPIIKRGLGLAGHPSSKWVNAASYATYASQFKRKQTHHRPPVALIEQKPQQKSPDDIMRDFPMKDYEAARSKRATQKKFPLRLTKDNSHVTSMKETSTNKLPVNFRVQVEKSGFYPVVSNPHGGALPDDAYKAQEISPRSKMKELSATSLRKLNDRMRREMRALDDEINSYQKSINQSKKKIPVT, encoded by the exons ATGAGTGATCAAGATGGTGACGTCATCGATGCTATGGAAACGAATGACGTTGAGCAGAAGTCGGGAAACTTCAGCGTTATAAG ATCTTCATCGTCCGACTCTGACAAGGACGGATCCACAGTTCACGTTGTTGTCAG GGTTCGACCTTTGAACCCCTCCGAGGAAAGTAGAAGGGACAAAACCTGCGCCCAGTTCCCAGGCAATGGATCAATATTG GTTTCCGACAATCAATCTAAGGTCAAGACTTTTTCATTTCACGGCGTCTTTGAACCCGGATGCACCCAGGAACAGGTTTTTGAAAACAGCG GAATGAAGCACCTGCTGGATATGGCGTTGGACGGGTTCGCCTGCACAGCTTTCGCTTTCGGCCAAACCGGCTCGGGGAAGACTTACACCATGACAGGACCTGTTACGCCG GAGAACAGAAAGCAAAATGTGACTTTGCGGGAGGCTCGCTGCTACGGGCTTATCCAGTTCAGCTTCGCCTACTTGATGGGCTTCGTCGCCCGTAGAGACGACGCTTCTTACTCGATCCGCGCTTCCTATCTGGAGATATACAACGAGCAG GTACAAGACCTGCTGAACCCGGCCGCGTACGAGGGGATTCAGATCCGGTGGTCGAAGTCGATGGGATTCTACGTCGAGAATTTGTTCGTGAGGGAGATCGAGAATCTGGAGGAGCTCATGGAAGTCCTGGAGGACGGGATGAAGAACAGAGCGGTCGCCGAGCACAACATCAACGACCACTCGAGCAGAAGTCACAGCGTGCTCACCGTCTATTTAGACAGCGAGATG TTGAGCGAGGGAATGACCTTGACCAAGCACGGGAAAGTGTCCTTTGTTGACCTTGCAGGAAGTGAGAAGGTCAAAGACACGGGTTCAACCGGGGACACGTTGCTAGAGGCAACCAACATCAACAGAAGTTTGTTGACACTCG GCAATTGCATTTCGGCGCTGAGCGACCCGAAGAAGAGGTCAGGCCACATCCCGTTCCGAGACAGCAAACTGACCAAACTGCTGGCAGATGGCCTCGGTGGTTCCGGTGTCACGCTCATG ATTGCTTGCGTCACTCCCTCGAGCTCAAATCTGTCGGAAACAATAAACACTTTGCGCTATGCGAAGAGAGCAAGGAAGATAAAGAACAA GCCGGTCATAAGGATCGATCCCAGGGAGCAATTGATCCTCAAGCTCCAGCACGAGATGAATCTCCTCAAGCAGGAGAATAAATTCCTCCGGAGTCAACTCGACTTTCCGCAGCGAGACAAACCGAGGTTTCCTCATCCTAACTCAGCCGAGGAATTCCAGAAACGTCTACAACCTCAAG CAGATACGTCGCATCAATTGGTGAGCAAGAGCCCGGGTGACAGGTCTGCGTCTGACAACAGTCTGTACGGGATGCTACAG gaaTACATGGTGGAGAATGAAGCGCTTCGGAACGAGAACCAATCACTGCTCACCCAGCACAGCACCGATGAGAGGGAGCAGCGAATGATTTCGGTGGAAAACGACAAACTAACGCGAAAGTTGGAGGACCTGGGAAG GTTGATGATGTCGAGCCCGCTATATACGTCATCGTTCCTGAGCAGGACCAACTCGGGGAGATCGAATCAATCGTTCCAGAGTTTCCCCTCATCCATGAGCCCCATGTCCCTTACCAGCTTCTCCCTGGCGCATGGGTACGGCCCCACCATCCCGTCGCATGTGGCGGCGAGAAAAGCAGCCACCTACGGACCCGTGGTTGCTTGGAATTCAACCCCCGTTGAAGGTCATCCCCATAACGCGGTGCTTCCCCCTCTTCGAGGCTCCCCAGAAGCGAAAAAAGCCCCCATTATAAAACGGGGTTTGGGGCTGGCGGGACACCCTTCCTCTAAATG GGTCAATGCCGCCTCTTACGCAACTTATGCGTCACAATTCAAACGAAAACAAACTCATCATCGCCCTCCGGTGGCGCTTATTGAACAGAAACCTCAACAAAAATCTCCTGATGACATCATGAGGGATTTCCCCATGAAAGACTACGAAGCGGCGCGATCAAAGCGCGCAACTCAGAAAAAATTTCCCCTGCGCCTGACCAAAGACAACAgtcatgtgacgtcgatgaaAGAAACCTCGACAAATAAACTTCCGGTTAACTTCCGGGTTCAGGTGGAAAAATCAGGTTTTTACCCAGTCGTGAGTAATCCGCACGGTGGAGCGCTTCCTGATGACGCGTATAAAGCACAGGAGATAAGTCCGAGGTCGAAGATGAAGGAGCTATCTGCAA CCTCCTTAAGGAAGTTGAACGACCGGATGCGACGCGAGATGAGAGCCCTAGATGACGAAATCAACTCCTACCAAAAATCAATCAACCAatcaaagaagaaaattcCGGTCACGTGA
- the LOC143447456 gene encoding uncharacterized protein LOC143447456 → MEAGKIVFLLVLCGVCGGEYVTVDPRDDIIPDIFGGRWRIMAPPGLNRSITWNLRPPNIPELTFLEPNITDNFDPYALYGGGNPLDILSIFENYTDLFPYEYTFLSPFTYDYENYTNLELPATESEDLLGTPTVVRFTIRGSDVGWIGLGISRDTLMGDDNAYICARKSPGSDTIKVISAELVGQAPPEGLIPLSSSDVIDTRIVGNVMECTFEVPLSVTKNVSGVPLTWDISKENFNLFYAEGDVLPDGNLFYHSFRQHTNRPFNLSTPRGYKIPGFTLSGGGGNWMIPGECETDCRSVSWTPDVVADRVVVNFTIRGREADYVKIALANYQKAPSPPIEAFGDCYYCIRDTSGQVNIMSRGCLPEAREEFQPEELEPIPPEDVIEAQVSGRFLTCSFVRSLVVNRTINSTKKSFDLSRDRFAVIYEEGPTSGGDPLTLEQPEFFYFVAIDYVITNVTFVTIPTSQLDQADQTIPGTDQDGMEGGGDGGMGGRSSSLSSFNFLLFIVTSAAMLCVIT, encoded by the exons ATGGAAGCTGGCAAGATCGTCTTTCTATTGGTCCTTTGTGGCGTTTGTGGAGGAGAATACGTCACC GTCGACCCGCGCGACGACATCATTCCTGATATATTTGGCGGGAGATGGAGAATTATGGCGCCACCAGGTTTAAACCGAAGCATAACGTGGAATCTACGACCACCGAATATTCCGGAACTGACGTTTCTCGAACCAAATATCACCGATAATTTCGATCCATACGCATTGTACGGTGGTGGAAATCCCCTCGATATCTTgtcaatttttgaaaattacacCGATTTGTTCCCCTACGAGTACACATTCCTATCGCCTTTTACGTATGATTATGAGAATTACACCAACCTGGAGCTCCCTGCCACTGAATCTGAAGATCTTCTCGGAACACCAACCGTTGTGAGGTTTACCATCAGAGGAAGTGACGTGGGCTGGATAGGGCTGGGGATTTCCCGAGACACATTGATG GGTGACGACAACGCTTACATATGCGCAAGGAAAAGTCCCGGTTCAGATACCATCAAGGTGATATCGGCGGAGTTGGTTGGCCAGGCTCCGCCGGAAGGACTAATCCCGCTT AGTTCTTCTGACGTCATTGACACCAGAATAGTTGGCAACGTAATGGAGTGCACGTTCGAAGTTCCCTTGAGCGTCACGAAGAACGTTTCGGGAGTTCCCCTCACATGGGACATCTCGAAGGAgaattttaatcttttctaCGCGGAAGGGGACGTTTTGCCGGACGGAAATCTTTTCTATCACTCGTTCCGGCAACACACAAACCGACCTTTTAATCTCTCCACCCCGCGCGGGTACAAGATTCCAG GTTTCACACTATCCGGGGGTGGGGGAAATTGGATGATCCCAGGGGAGTGTGAGACCGACTGTAGGAGCGTCAGTTGGACACCAGATGTCGTTGCGGATCGAGTGGTTGTCAACTTTACCATTAGAGGGCGCGAAGCTGACTATGTGAAAATTGCTCTAGCGAATTACCAAAAGGCGCCGTCTCCACCCATTGAA GCTTTCGGTGACTGCTATTACTGCATCCGGGATACTTCGGGCCAGGTCAACATCATGTCACGTGGTTGCTTACCGGAAGCGAGAGAAGAATTTCAACCGGAAGAACTTGAACCG ATTCCACCAGAAGACGTCATAGAAGCCCAAGTTTCCGGACGTTTTCTTACGTGTTCTTTTGTGAGGTCACTGGTGGTTAATAGAACAATAAACTCGACCAAAAAATCTTTCGATTTATCGCGCGATAGATTTGCAGTCATCTACGAGGAAGGGCCGACAAGTGGAGGGGATCCTCTCACCCTGGAGCAACCAGAATTCTTCTACTTCGTGGCGatcgattacgtcatcacCAACGTCACATTTGTGACCATACCAACCAGCCAGTTGGACCAGGCGGATCAGACTATTCCAGGGACGGACCAGGATGGAATGGAAGGTGGGGGCGACGGTGGAATGGGGGGGAGATCTTCAAGCTTGAgtagttttaattttcttttattcatTGTCACTTCCGCTGCCATGCTTTGCGTCATCACTTAA
- the LOC143447444 gene encoding kinesin-like protein KIF12 isoform X1: MSDQDGDVIDAMETNDVEQKSGNFSVIRSSSSDSDKDGSTVHVVVRVRPLNPSEESRRDKTCAQFPGNGSILVSDNQSKVKTFSFHGVFEPGCTQEQVFENSGMKHLLDMALDGFACTAFAFGQTGSGKTYTMTGPVTPENRKQNVTLREARCYGLIQFSFAYLMGFVARRDDASYSIRASYLEIYNEQVQDLLNPAAYEGIQIRWSKSMGFYVENLFVREIENLEELMEVLEDGMKNRAVAEHNINDHSSRSHSVLTVYLDSEMLSEGMTLTKHGKVSFVDLAGSEKVKDTGSTGDTLLEATNINRSLLTLDTCSDVSGNCISALSDPKKRSGHIPFRDSKLTKLLADGLGGSGVTLMIACVTPSSSNLSETINTLRYAKRARKIKNKPVIRIDPREQLILKLQHEMNLLKQENKFLRSQLDFPQRDKPRFPHPNSAEEFQKRLQPQADTSHQLVSKSPGDRSASDNSLYGMLQEYMVENEALRNENQSLLTQHSTDEREQRMISVENDKLTRKLEDLGRLMMSSPLYTSSFLSRTNSGRSNQSFQSFPSSMSPMSLTSFSLAHGYGPTIPSHVAARKAATYGPVVAWNSTPVEGHPHNAVLPPLRGSPEAKKAPIIKRGLGLAGHPSSKWVNAASYATYASQFKRKQTHHRPPVALIEQKPQQKSPDDIMRDFPMKDYEAARSKRATQKKFPLRLTKDNSHVTSMKETSTNKLPVNFRVQVEKSGFYPVVSNPHGGALPDDAYKAQEISPRSKMKELSATSLRKLNDRMRREMRALDDEINSYQKSINQSKKKIPVT, encoded by the exons ATGAGTGATCAAGATGGTGACGTCATCGATGCTATGGAAACGAATGACGTTGAGCAGAAGTCGGGAAACTTCAGCGTTATAAG ATCTTCATCGTCCGACTCTGACAAGGACGGATCCACAGTTCACGTTGTTGTCAG GGTTCGACCTTTGAACCCCTCCGAGGAAAGTAGAAGGGACAAAACCTGCGCCCAGTTCCCAGGCAATGGATCAATATTG GTTTCCGACAATCAATCTAAGGTCAAGACTTTTTCATTTCACGGCGTCTTTGAACCCGGATGCACCCAGGAACAGGTTTTTGAAAACAGCG GAATGAAGCACCTGCTGGATATGGCGTTGGACGGGTTCGCCTGCACAGCTTTCGCTTTCGGCCAAACCGGCTCGGGGAAGACTTACACCATGACAGGACCTGTTACGCCG GAGAACAGAAAGCAAAATGTGACTTTGCGGGAGGCTCGCTGCTACGGGCTTATCCAGTTCAGCTTCGCCTACTTGATGGGCTTCGTCGCCCGTAGAGACGACGCTTCTTACTCGATCCGCGCTTCCTATCTGGAGATATACAACGAGCAG GTACAAGACCTGCTGAACCCGGCCGCGTACGAGGGGATTCAGATCCGGTGGTCGAAGTCGATGGGATTCTACGTCGAGAATTTGTTCGTGAGGGAGATCGAGAATCTGGAGGAGCTCATGGAAGTCCTGGAGGACGGGATGAAGAACAGAGCGGTCGCCGAGCACAACATCAACGACCACTCGAGCAGAAGTCACAGCGTGCTCACCGTCTATTTAGACAGCGAGATG TTGAGCGAGGGAATGACCTTGACCAAGCACGGGAAAGTGTCCTTTGTTGACCTTGCAGGAAGTGAGAAGGTCAAAGACACGGGTTCAACCGGGGACACGTTGCTAGAGGCAACCAACATCAACAGAAGTTTGTTGACACTCG ATACCTGTAGTGACGTTTCAGGCAATTGCATTTCGGCGCTGAGCGACCCGAAGAAGAGGTCAGGCCACATCCCGTTCCGAGACAGCAAACTGACCAAACTGCTGGCAGATGGCCTCGGTGGTTCCGGTGTCACGCTCATG ATTGCTTGCGTCACTCCCTCGAGCTCAAATCTGTCGGAAACAATAAACACTTTGCGCTATGCGAAGAGAGCAAGGAAGATAAAGAACAA GCCGGTCATAAGGATCGATCCCAGGGAGCAATTGATCCTCAAGCTCCAGCACGAGATGAATCTCCTCAAGCAGGAGAATAAATTCCTCCGGAGTCAACTCGACTTTCCGCAGCGAGACAAACCGAGGTTTCCTCATCCTAACTCAGCCGAGGAATTCCAGAAACGTCTACAACCTCAAG CAGATACGTCGCATCAATTGGTGAGCAAGAGCCCGGGTGACAGGTCTGCGTCTGACAACAGTCTGTACGGGATGCTACAG gaaTACATGGTGGAGAATGAAGCGCTTCGGAACGAGAACCAATCACTGCTCACCCAGCACAGCACCGATGAGAGGGAGCAGCGAATGATTTCGGTGGAAAACGACAAACTAACGCGAAAGTTGGAGGACCTGGGAAG GTTGATGATGTCGAGCCCGCTATATACGTCATCGTTCCTGAGCAGGACCAACTCGGGGAGATCGAATCAATCGTTCCAGAGTTTCCCCTCATCCATGAGCCCCATGTCCCTTACCAGCTTCTCCCTGGCGCATGGGTACGGCCCCACCATCCCGTCGCATGTGGCGGCGAGAAAAGCAGCCACCTACGGACCCGTGGTTGCTTGGAATTCAACCCCCGTTGAAGGTCATCCCCATAACGCGGTGCTTCCCCCTCTTCGAGGCTCCCCAGAAGCGAAAAAAGCCCCCATTATAAAACGGGGTTTGGGGCTGGCGGGACACCCTTCCTCTAAATG GGTCAATGCCGCCTCTTACGCAACTTATGCGTCACAATTCAAACGAAAACAAACTCATCATCGCCCTCCGGTGGCGCTTATTGAACAGAAACCTCAACAAAAATCTCCTGATGACATCATGAGGGATTTCCCCATGAAAGACTACGAAGCGGCGCGATCAAAGCGCGCAACTCAGAAAAAATTTCCCCTGCGCCTGACCAAAGACAACAgtcatgtgacgtcgatgaaAGAAACCTCGACAAATAAACTTCCGGTTAACTTCCGGGTTCAGGTGGAAAAATCAGGTTTTTACCCAGTCGTGAGTAATCCGCACGGTGGAGCGCTTCCTGATGACGCGTATAAAGCACAGGAGATAAGTCCGAGGTCGAAGATGAAGGAGCTATCTGCAA CCTCCTTAAGGAAGTTGAACGACCGGATGCGACGCGAGATGAGAGCCCTAGATGACGAAATCAACTCCTACCAAAAATCAATCAACCAatcaaagaagaaaattcCGGTCACGTGA
- the LOC143447444 gene encoding kinesin-like protein KIF12 isoform X2 — MSDQDGDVIDAMETNDVEQKSGNFSVIRSSSSDSDKDGSTVHVVVRVRPLNPSEESRRDKTCAQFPGNGSILVSDNQSKVKTFSFHGVFEPGCTQEQVFENSGMKHLLDMALDGFACTAFAFGQTGSGKTYTMTGPVTPENRKQNVTLREARCYGLIQFSFAYLMGFVARRDDASYSIRASYLEIYNEQVQDLLNPAAYEGIQIRWSKSMGFYVENLFVREIENLEELMEVLEDGMKNRAVAEHNINDHSSRSHSVLTVYLDSEMLSEGMTLTKHGKVSFVDLAGSEKVKDTGSTGDTLLEATNINRSLLTLDTCSDVSGNCISALSDPKKRSGHIPFRDSKLTKLLADGLGGSGVTLMIACVTPSSSNLSETINTLRYAKRARKIKNKPVIRIDPREQLILKLQHEMNLLKQENKFLRSQLDFPQRDKPRFPHPNSAEEFQKRLQPQDTSHQLVSKSPGDRSASDNSLYGMLQEYMVENEALRNENQSLLTQHSTDEREQRMISVENDKLTRKLEDLGRLMMSSPLYTSSFLSRTNSGRSNQSFQSFPSSMSPMSLTSFSLAHGYGPTIPSHVAARKAATYGPVVAWNSTPVEGHPHNAVLPPLRGSPEAKKAPIIKRGLGLAGHPSSKWVNAASYATYASQFKRKQTHHRPPVALIEQKPQQKSPDDIMRDFPMKDYEAARSKRATQKKFPLRLTKDNSHVTSMKETSTNKLPVNFRVQVEKSGFYPVVSNPHGGALPDDAYKAQEISPRSKMKELSATSLRKLNDRMRREMRALDDEINSYQKSINQSKKKIPVT, encoded by the exons ATGAGTGATCAAGATGGTGACGTCATCGATGCTATGGAAACGAATGACGTTGAGCAGAAGTCGGGAAACTTCAGCGTTATAAG ATCTTCATCGTCCGACTCTGACAAGGACGGATCCACAGTTCACGTTGTTGTCAG GGTTCGACCTTTGAACCCCTCCGAGGAAAGTAGAAGGGACAAAACCTGCGCCCAGTTCCCAGGCAATGGATCAATATTG GTTTCCGACAATCAATCTAAGGTCAAGACTTTTTCATTTCACGGCGTCTTTGAACCCGGATGCACCCAGGAACAGGTTTTTGAAAACAGCG GAATGAAGCACCTGCTGGATATGGCGTTGGACGGGTTCGCCTGCACAGCTTTCGCTTTCGGCCAAACCGGCTCGGGGAAGACTTACACCATGACAGGACCTGTTACGCCG GAGAACAGAAAGCAAAATGTGACTTTGCGGGAGGCTCGCTGCTACGGGCTTATCCAGTTCAGCTTCGCCTACTTGATGGGCTTCGTCGCCCGTAGAGACGACGCTTCTTACTCGATCCGCGCTTCCTATCTGGAGATATACAACGAGCAG GTACAAGACCTGCTGAACCCGGCCGCGTACGAGGGGATTCAGATCCGGTGGTCGAAGTCGATGGGATTCTACGTCGAGAATTTGTTCGTGAGGGAGATCGAGAATCTGGAGGAGCTCATGGAAGTCCTGGAGGACGGGATGAAGAACAGAGCGGTCGCCGAGCACAACATCAACGACCACTCGAGCAGAAGTCACAGCGTGCTCACCGTCTATTTAGACAGCGAGATG TTGAGCGAGGGAATGACCTTGACCAAGCACGGGAAAGTGTCCTTTGTTGACCTTGCAGGAAGTGAGAAGGTCAAAGACACGGGTTCAACCGGGGACACGTTGCTAGAGGCAACCAACATCAACAGAAGTTTGTTGACACTCG ATACCTGTAGTGACGTTTCAGGCAATTGCATTTCGGCGCTGAGCGACCCGAAGAAGAGGTCAGGCCACATCCCGTTCCGAGACAGCAAACTGACCAAACTGCTGGCAGATGGCCTCGGTGGTTCCGGTGTCACGCTCATG ATTGCTTGCGTCACTCCCTCGAGCTCAAATCTGTCGGAAACAATAAACACTTTGCGCTATGCGAAGAGAGCAAGGAAGATAAAGAACAA GCCGGTCATAAGGATCGATCCCAGGGAGCAATTGATCCTCAAGCTCCAGCACGAGATGAATCTCCTCAAGCAGGAGAATAAATTCCTCCGGAGTCAACTCGACTTTCCGCAGCGAGACAAACCGAGGTTTCCTCATCCTAACTCAGCCGAGGAATTCCAGAAACGTCTACAACCTCAAG ATACGTCGCATCAATTGGTGAGCAAGAGCCCGGGTGACAGGTCTGCGTCTGACAACAGTCTGTACGGGATGCTACAG gaaTACATGGTGGAGAATGAAGCGCTTCGGAACGAGAACCAATCACTGCTCACCCAGCACAGCACCGATGAGAGGGAGCAGCGAATGATTTCGGTGGAAAACGACAAACTAACGCGAAAGTTGGAGGACCTGGGAAG GTTGATGATGTCGAGCCCGCTATATACGTCATCGTTCCTGAGCAGGACCAACTCGGGGAGATCGAATCAATCGTTCCAGAGTTTCCCCTCATCCATGAGCCCCATGTCCCTTACCAGCTTCTCCCTGGCGCATGGGTACGGCCCCACCATCCCGTCGCATGTGGCGGCGAGAAAAGCAGCCACCTACGGACCCGTGGTTGCTTGGAATTCAACCCCCGTTGAAGGTCATCCCCATAACGCGGTGCTTCCCCCTCTTCGAGGCTCCCCAGAAGCGAAAAAAGCCCCCATTATAAAACGGGGTTTGGGGCTGGCGGGACACCCTTCCTCTAAATG GGTCAATGCCGCCTCTTACGCAACTTATGCGTCACAATTCAAACGAAAACAAACTCATCATCGCCCTCCGGTGGCGCTTATTGAACAGAAACCTCAACAAAAATCTCCTGATGACATCATGAGGGATTTCCCCATGAAAGACTACGAAGCGGCGCGATCAAAGCGCGCAACTCAGAAAAAATTTCCCCTGCGCCTGACCAAAGACAACAgtcatgtgacgtcgatgaaAGAAACCTCGACAAATAAACTTCCGGTTAACTTCCGGGTTCAGGTGGAAAAATCAGGTTTTTACCCAGTCGTGAGTAATCCGCACGGTGGAGCGCTTCCTGATGACGCGTATAAAGCACAGGAGATAAGTCCGAGGTCGAAGATGAAGGAGCTATCTGCAA CCTCCTTAAGGAAGTTGAACGACCGGATGCGACGCGAGATGAGAGCCCTAGATGACGAAATCAACTCCTACCAAAAATCAATCAACCAatcaaagaagaaaattcCGGTCACGTGA